A window from Theobroma cacao cultivar B97-61/B2 chromosome 3, Criollo_cocoa_genome_V2, whole genome shotgun sequence encodes these proteins:
- the LOC18606596 gene encoding uncharacterized protein LOC18606596 translates to MKCRSVACIWSGTPPVHRVTATAALNHPPTLYTGGSDGSILWWNLSNSDSHSEIKPIAMLCGHAAPIADLGICCPIVVSGEQNTDYSSNVALYSSFDHDGALISACTDSMLCVWSRSSGHCRRRRKLPPWVGTPSIIRTLPWNPRYACVGCCFLDAGHLSDHHLIESAEGGEISMDKESQNRKPSKCTVVIVDTYTLTIIQTVFHGNLSNGPLKFMNVFSSFDDGEKHFSLMADSLGRLHLVPLSEDSHQGGEQESGSQRNSFPQEIETCEDGLVEAGQVVSIATCRNIVATVLKDRSIFRQLGNAIKIGVIFFMNNVLCIEGDLGPSHVVGAMFLESNNSENAQSTGEAYEYENFLVWSNKGSAVVYTISYLNNTFNSQPLCEIPAASYPLDARMSFSFVHLSQILLRIESVCCVVEDPFQWRPRVTIWSLHQKHDDHGNLCQECTMLGDSISSLGWISGASLDHKNETLGGCKTKLTSIESSVSCSETVNSIRADDSCYYSVPKGRTVSSSMVISENLYAPSAIVYGFFSGEIEVVWFSLFRGLDSPTVSSCLEVDSHISRQSFSGHMGAILCLAAHRMVGAAKGWSFSQVLVSGSMDCTIRIWDLDSGNLITVMHQHVGPVRQIILPPARTERPWSDCFLSVGEDSCVALTSLETLRVERMFPGHPNYPAKVVWDGARGYIACLCRDHSRISDATDVLYIWDVKTGARERVLRGTASHSMFDHFCKEISMTSISGSLLSGNTSVSSLLLPIHEDGNLSQYNLNNSESGASLSKMTGPSTSQANSSKVNHGKAIPITPFVFQTRKQPFKCFCPYPGIATLSFDLAALINPYQKHESVAKDGNKQENGYTKEQGSETLSPHQMNSDDGFVTDQSSTDTVEQHDWVKSLEEYLVRFSLSFLHLWDVDCGLDELLITEMKLKRPNEFIVSTGLQGDKGSLTLTFPGFTASLELWKSSSEFCAIRSLTMVSLAQHMISLSHSSSGASSALAAFYTRNFADKFPDIKPPSLQLLVSFWQDESEHVRMAARSLFHCAASRAIPSPLCGQQATQHAKHVRSLTGIEEIEHEVSRNGGTPMVGLSSECLLETQGTSQVEEAKLLAWLESYEMQDWISCVGGTSQDAMTSHIIVAAALVIWYPSLVKPSLATLVVQPLVKLVMAMNEKYSSTAAELLAEGMESTWKACIGSEIPRLIGDIFFQIECVSGPSANLAGENPAVSVSIRETLVGTLLPSLAMADILGFLTVIESQIWSTASDSPVHLVSLTTLIRVVRGSPRNLVQYLDKVVKFILQTMDPGNSVMRKTCLQCSMTALREVIRVFPMVAMNESSTKLAFGDPIGEINSATIRVYDMQSVTKIKVLDASGPPGLPSLLLGGPETSVTTVISALSFSSDGEGLVAFSEHGLMIRWWSLGSVWWERLSRNLVPVQCTKVIFVPPGEGFSPNTSRSSIMGSILGHDREANAQETVRSYTDKLKLLSHNLDLSYRLEWIGQRKVLLTRHGLEIASFPL, encoded by the exons GAAATTAAACCGATTGCTATGTTGTGTGGTCATGCTGCACCCATAGCTGATCTCGGCATTTGTTGTCCCATTGTAGTATCAGGAGAACAAAATACAGATTATTCAAGTAATGTTGCTTTATACTCTAGCTTTGATCATGATGGTGCCTTAATAAGTGCTTGCACTGACAGTATGTTGTGCGTCTGGAGCAGAAGTAGTGGCCACTGCAGGCGTAGAAGAAAGCTGCCTCCGTGGGTGGGCACCCCATCCATTATTCGTACGTTGCCCTGGAATCCAAGATATGCTTGTGTGGGCTGTTGTTTTCTTGATGCTGGCCATTTATCTGACCATCATTTGATAGAATCTGCTGAAGGGGGTGAAATTTCAATGGATAAAGAATCTCAGAACAGGAAGCCTTCCAAGTGTACTGTTGTTATTGTTGATACATATACTCTTACCATTATACAAACTGTTTTTCATGGGAATCTGTCCAATGGGCCTTTGAAGTTTATGAatgttttttcttcatttgatGATGgagaaaaacatttttcacttATGGCCGACTCCCTTGGTAGGCTACATTTGGTGCCTTTATCAGAGGACTCTCATCAAGGCGGTGAGCAAGAGAGTGGGTCACAAAGAAATTCTTTTCCGCAGGAAATTGAGACATGCGAAGATGGCCTAGTTGAGGCTGGACAAGTTGTGTCAATTGCAACATGTAGGAATATTGTTGCTACTGTGTTGAAAGATCGCTCTATATTTAGGCAGTTGGGGAATGCTATTAAAATAGGAGTGATTTTTTTCATGAACAATGTCCTTTGCATTGAAGGCGATTTGGGTCCATCACATGTTGTAGGGGCCATGTTTCTTGAAAGTAACAATTCTGAGAATGCACAAAGTACTGGTGAAGCCTATGAATATGAAAACTTTTTAGTGTGGAGTAATAAAGGATCTGCAGTTGTGTACACAATATCTTATTTAAATAACACATTTAATTCTCAGCCTCTTTGTGAAATCCCTGCTGCTTCTTATCCCCTTGATGCAAGgatgtcattttcttttgtccaTTTGAGCCAAATTCTTCTTCGCATTGAATCTGTTTGCTGCGTTGTTGAAGACCCATTCCAGTGGAGACCACGTGTTACAATCTGGTCACTTCATCAGAAACATGATGATCATGGCAACCTCTGCCAAGAATGCACAATGCTTGGAGACAGTATTTCTTCTCTTGGCTGGATTTCAGGTGCTAGTTTGGATCACAAAAATGAGACTCTGGGTGGATGCAAGACCAAATTAACATCTATTGAAAGCTCTGTTTCCTGCTCAGAAACTGTGAATAGCATACGTGCAGATGATAGTTGTTATTATTCTGTCCCTAAGGGACGGACTGTATCTTCCTCCATGGTTATTTCTGAAAATCTTTATGCTCCTTCAGCGATTGTATATGGCTTCTTTAGTGGTGAAATTGAAGTTGTGTGGTTTAGTTTGTTTCGGGGGCTTGATTCTCCTACTGTAAGTTCATGCCTTGAGGTAGACTCGCATATATCCAGACAAAGCTTTTCCGGGCACATGGGTGCTATACTATGTCTGGCAGCACATCGGATGGTAGGTGCTGCCAAAGGATGGAGTTTTAGTCAGGTTTTAGTTTCTGGAAGCATGGATTGCACGATTCGTATATGGGATCTTGATTCTGGTAATCTCATTACAGTGATGCACCAACATGTAGGTCCAGTGCGCCAAATCATTCTCCCCCCTGCTCGGACTGAACGCCCTTGGAGTGATTGCTTTCTCTCTGTTGGAGAGGACTCTTGTGTTGCTCTTACTTCTCTTGAAACTTTAAGAGTGGAGAGAATGTTTCCTGGACATCCTAACTATCCTGCAAAAGTTGTTTGGGATGGTGCAAGAGGTTATATTGCATGTCTCTGCCGGGACCATTCCAGAATTTCTGATGCCACTGATGTTCTATACATATGGGATGTGAAGACCGGTGCTAGAGAGCGGGTCCTTCGTGGGACTGCTTCTCATTCAATGTTTGATCATTTCTGCAAAGAAATTAGTATGACTTCCATTTCTGGTTCTTTGCTGAGTGGAAATACCTCAGTTTCCTCATTACTTCTTCCAATACATGAAGATGGGAACTTATCTCAatacaatttaaataattctGAAAGTGGGGCCAGTTTGTCTAAAATGACTGGGCCTAGTACATCACAGGCAAATAGTAGTAAAGTGAATCATGGAAAGGCAATCCCAATcactccatttgtttttcaaacCAGAAAGCAACCCTTCAAATGCTTTTGCCCATATCCTGGAATTGCCACCCTGAGCTTTGATCTTGCAGCATTGATAAATCCTTATCAGAAGCATGAGTCTGTAGCAAAGGATGGTAATAAGCAAGAGAATGGCTATACAAAGGAGCAGGGAAGTGAGACATTAAGTCCCCATCAAATGAATTCTGATGATGGCTTTGTTACTGATCAGAGTTCAACCGATACCGTAGAACAGCATGACTGGGTCAAGTCACTTGAAGAATATCTAGTTCGATTTAGCTTGTCCTTTTTGCATTTATGGGATGTGGATTGTGGGCTTGATGAGTTATTAATAACTGAGATGAAGCTGAAGAGACCAAATGAGTTTATAGTATCTACTGGTTTGCAAGGTGATAAAGGGTCTTTGACACTGACATTTCCTGGGTTTACTGCAAGTCTTGAG CTTTGGAAATCTTCGTCAGAATTTTGTGCAATTAGGTCACTAACAATGGTTTCACTTGCCCAACACATGATTAGCTTGTCTCACTCAAGTTCAGGTGCCAGCAG TGCCTTAGCAGCATTCTATACTAGGAATTTCGCTGACAAATTTCCTGATATAAAGCCGCCTTCACTCCAG CTTTTGGTGAGTTTTTGGCAAGATGAAAGTGAACATGTACGTATGGCAGCACGGTCTTTATTTCATTGTGCTGCTTCACGAGCTATTCCATCCCCTCTGTGTGGTCAACAAGCAACTCAGCATGCAAAACATGTGAGGTCACTGACTGGAATTGAAGAAATTGAACATGAAGTTTCAAGAAATGGAGGAACACCCATGGTTGGATTGAGTTCTGAATGTTTGTTGGAAACACAAGGAACTTCTCAGGTTGAGGAAGCTAAACTGCTTGCATGGCTAGAATCTTATGAAATGCAAGATTGGATTTCTTGTGTTGGGGGAACAAGTCAAGATGCAATGACATCTCACATCATTGTTGCTGCAGCATTGGTAATATGGTACCCTAGCCTTGTGAAGCCAAGTCTTGCCACATTAGTTGTTCAACCACTGGTGAAGTTGGTAATGGcaatgaatgaaaaatatagCTCCACTGCAGCAGAGCTCCTTGCAGAAGGCATGGAGAGTACATGGAAGGCATGCATTGGCTCTGAAATACCTCGTTTGATTGGTGACATATTCTTTCAGATTGAGTGTGTAAGTGGCCCATCAGCCAACTTGGCTGGTGAAAATCCAGCTGTATCAGTATCCATCCGCGAGACCTTAGTTGGGACTCTTCTTCCAAGTCTAGCAATGGCTGATATTCTGGGGTTTTTAACTGTAATAGAAAGCCAAATCTGGTCTACTGCATCCGATTCACCTGTCCACCTGGTATCACTCACAACTCTCATCAGGGTTGTGCGTGGTTCTCCAAGAAACTTGGTTCAATACCTTGATAAG GTGGTTAAGTTCATCCTACAAACTATGGACCCTGGCAACTCAGTCATGCGCAAAACTTGCCTTCAATGTTCAATGACAGCATTAAGGGAAGTTATACGTGTATTTCCAATGGTAGCCATGAATGAAAGCTCAACCAAATTGGCTTTTGGTGACCCTATTGGGGAGATTAACAGTGCTACTATTCGGGTATATGACATGCAAAG TGTGACAAAAATCAAAGTTTTGGATGCAAGTGGACCTCCTGGACTTCCAAGTTTGCTTTTGGGAGGCCCAGAAACGTCAGTGACTACTGTGATATCAGCTCTGAGCTTTTCCTCAGATGGAGAG GGGTTGGTAGCTTTCTCTGAACATGGGTTGATGATCAGATGGTGGTCTTTGGGATCCGTCTGGTGGGAGAGACTGAGCCGGAATCTTGTACCTGTCCAGTGCACCAAAGTGATATTTGTTCCTCCAGGAGAGGGATTCTCACCTAACACTTCAAGATCTAGCATAATGGGAAGCATATTGGGACATGATAGAGAGGCCAATGCACAG GAGACTGTTAGGAGTTATACAGACAAATTAAAACTCTTGAGTCATAACCTTGACCTTTCTTACCGGCTCGAATGGATTGGCCAACGTAAAGTACTGCTTACAAGACATGGCCTTGAGATAGCCAGTTTCCCATTATAG